The segment GCTTTTTAAAAACCTCAAATGCCTTCGCCCCATTAAAAAGCACCAATTGAATATTAGGGTAATTTTCAAAAAGTGTATGAAAATCATTTGGCTTTTCATTACGAATTGCTGCATCTAGACTTCCTTTCCGCTCACACATTTCAATAGTATCCCAAAGACCAATCGCATTGCTTTTTAATAATGCGATTCTCTCGTCATACTCCTCAGGGATAGCTGTTCCTAATAGTTCGCCGATGATAGGCCAAAAGTGATTGCGTGGGTTACCATAGTATTGTTGCTTTTCTAATGATTGCTTCCCCGGCATTGAGCCAACAATTAACACCTTTGTCGATGCATCTACAACTGGCAATAAGACATTTTTTATTGCTTGTGACATTACCATCACCTCTTCCCTTATTGTAAATAAATATTGTGCCTCTTACCATTTTTAAGCCCTTTCTTGAATTTATGTTAGACTTATTATTAAACAATCATCTATACAGAGGTGAAATATGAAAAAATGGATTCAATCTCTTACAGCTAAAATGATTTTTTTAATTAGCATTCTCATTCTTTTTATATGTGGGATATTTGTCTATCTTTTGCAGACACATATTCGTGATATAACGGAGGAGCAAATGGGTATAGAAGCCTTACATATTGCTAAAACAGTT is part of the Lysinibacillus sp. FSL K6-0232 genome and harbors:
- a CDS encoding DNA-deoxyinosine glycosylase, which produces MSQAIKNVLLPVVDASTKVLIVGSMPGKQSLEKQQYYGNPRNHFWPIIGELLGTAIPEEYDERIALLKSNAIGLWDTIEMCERKGSLDAAIRNEKPNDFHTLFENYPNIQLVLFNGAKAFEVFKKHLGLELLEGRTYQKMPSTSPIPGKNIKSFAEKLEDWRIIQSYLSD